A genomic segment from Nicotiana tabacum cultivar K326 chromosome 7, ASM71507v2, whole genome shotgun sequence encodes:
- the LOC107829283 gene encoding protoheme IX farnesyltransferase, mitochondrial, protein MWRNTVGFSSKLLAASKSSSSLRLPLVHHGVVTRSTSTAAGSGPESTEAAGSVKLGFSSGSPGPSAVDLSSFAAAASVLKSRDVVDFAKHYGRCYWELSKARLSMLVVATSGAGYVLGSGSAIDYMGLCCTCAGTMMVAASANTLNQVFEVKNDAKMNRTKRRPLPSGRISIPHAVTWAASSGIVGTALLASKANLLAAGLGASNLVLYAFVYTPLKQIHPINTWVGAIVGAIPPLLGWAAASGQVSLNGLLLPAALYFWQIPHFMALAYLCRKDYADGGFKMFSLADASGQRTAAVALRNCLYLLPLGYLAYDWGLTSGWFCLESTLLALAISCTAVSFYLNRTTKEARRMFHASLLYLPVFMSGLLVHRVTESQQQMTIENSIKIVEMSSSLESTEGSQENRKKQSVGGSQRRPPVSYASVAPFPFLPAPSYATP, encoded by the exons ATGTGGAGAAACACGGTGGGTTTCTCTTCGAAGCTCCTAGCCGCCTCCAAATCCTCCTCCTCTCTTCGTCTTCCTTTAGTTCATCATGGCGTTGTTACCCGATCCACTTCTACAGCCGCCGGCTCCGGTCCGGAGTCAACTGAAGCTGCCGGTTCAGTAAAGTTGGGGTTTTCGTCCGGATCTCCGGGTCCTTCAGCTGTGGATCTTTCATCTTTTGCGGCTGCAGCATCAGTTTTGAAATCTAGGGATGTTGTGGATTTTGCTAAGCACTATGGGCGCTGTTATTGGGAGCTTTCTAAAGCTCGCTTAAG TATGCTAGTTGTTGCAACCTCCGGCGCTGGGTATGTCCTTGGGAGTGGTAGTGCCATTGACTACATGGGACTTTGCTGCACATGTGCTGGCACAATGATGGTGGCGGCATCGGCTAACACGTTAAATCAG GTGTTTGAGGTAAAAAATGATGCTAAGATGAACAGAACTAAGAGAAGACCATTGCCATCAGGACGGATTAGTATACCTCATGCAGTAACATGGGCAGCATCTTCTGGGATAGTGGGCACTGCTCTACTGGCTAGCAAG GCTAATCTGTTGGCAGCTGGCCTTGGAGCTTCTAATCTTGTGCTGTATGCGTTTGTATACACACCGCTAAAGCAGATACATCCAATAAATACATGGGTCGGTGCAATTGTTGGTGCTATCCCACCGCTGCTTGG GTGGGCCGCAGCTTCTGGTCAAGTGTCTCTGAATGGATTGCTCCTCCCAGCAGCTCTGTACTTTTGGCAAATACCTCATTTCATGGCCCTAGCGTACTTGTGCCGTAAAGATTATGCTGATGGAGG GTTCAAGATGTTCTCTCTTGCTGATGCTTCTGGTCAGAGGACAGCCGCTGTTGCCTTGAGGAACTGCCTATATCTACTACCATTGGGTTACCTAGCCTATGATT GGGGGTTGACATCTGGGTGGTTTTGCCTGGAATCGACACTTCTTGCTCTGGCTATTAGCTGTACAGCAGTATCATTCTACCTGAACCGTACAACCAAAGAGGCTAGGAGAATGTTCCATGCCAGCCTTCTCTATCTTCCCGTATTTATGTCTGGGCTTCTAGTTCATCGTGTAACTGAGAGTCAGCAGCAAATGACTATTGAAAACTCCATTAAGATTGTTGAGATGTCATCTTCATTGGAAAGTACAGAGGGGTCGCAAGAAAACAGAAAGAAACAGTCTGTAGGTGGTAGTCAACGTCGGCCACCTGTATCGTATGCCTCAGTTGCTCCATTTCCTTTCTTGCCAGCTCCTTCATATGCCACACCATAA